Genomic segment of Candidatus Flexicrinis affinis:
CGTGTCACGCGCGCGGCTTGGCCGTCGTGCTGGACGTCGTCTACAACCATCTGGGGCCGGAGGGAAACTACCTGAGTGACTTCGGACCCTACTTCACCGATCGCTACAAGACGCCATGGGGCAAGGCGCTCAATTTCGACGGCGCGCATGCCGACCACGTGCGCCGGTACTTCATCGAGAATGCGCTGTATTGGGTGACCGAATTTCACATCGACGCGCTCAGGCTCGACGCTACACAGGCGATGGCGGATCTGTCCGCGCATCCGGTGCTGGATGAGCTGGTCGCAGCGGTGCATCGGCAGCGCGACGCATTGAACCGGCGCATCTACCTGATGGCGGAGACCGATCGCAGCGATGATCGTCTGCTGCGCCCGTTCGATGCCGGCGGGGTGGGCATGGACGCGCAGTGGGCCGATGAGGTCCACCACGTCATCCACACACTGCTGACCGGCGAGAATCAGAGCTACTACAAGGGCTTCGGCAAATTCGCCAACCTTGCGCCGGTGATGCGGCGCGGGTTCGTATACGGCGGGCAGTACTCGCCGGTCCATGAGCGCCGGCACGGCACGTTCAGCCCGGATATTCCCGGCAAGCGATTTGTGATCTGCGCGCAGAATCACGATCACATCGGCAATCGCATGAACGGCGAACGGCTCTCGACGCTGGTGTCGTTTGAAGCGGCCAAGCTGGCGGCAGGCTTGGTGCTGCTGTCGCCGTATCTTCCACTGCTGTTCATGGGCGAGGAATACGCAGAGTCGAACCCGTTTCTGTTCTTCACCGATCACGGTGACCCGCACCTGCAGGACGCGGTGCGCGAGGGGCGCAAGCGCGAGTTCGCCGCGTTCAACTGGGAAGGCGAGCCGCCCGATCCGCAGGACGAAGCGACTTTTTCCGCTTCGAAGCTGAGATTCGAGCGACGCGGACACGGCAAGCACGCGACAATGCTGGCGTTCTACACCGAGCTGATCCGCCTGCGCAAGACGATCCCGGCGCTTCACCACTTGGAAAAGCGGCAGATGGAAGTGATCGGGTACGAGCGACACCGCGTCCTACTCATGCGCCGCTGGCATGAGGACAGCGACGTGTGCATGCTGTTCAACATCGGCCCGGATGACGTGGAGTTGACCGCACCGATTCCGGCGGGCGAGTGGTCGGTTGCGCTGGCGTCGGCCGACGCACAATGGCGCACCGACGACGATTCAGCGCCACCACCGGACGCCGCGCCAATCCGCCCGGAGTCAGACGGTCGCGTGACGATTCCGGGTCATGCGTTCGTGGTATACGTTCGCAGCGCAACTTGATGCGCGTTCCCGGTAATGCGCTACAATCTCCGCCTGACCCCGAGTTGTTTGAAGGAGACCCTCATGCTAAGGCGTTCACTCGTTATTGTTGTGCTGCTGTTCGCGATACTTGTCGGCGGTGCGGCGGCGCAAGATGCGCCCACCATCGCCGTCGTGACGCCGTATCTCGCCCAGCCGGGTACGCAGTTCATGGTCGAAGCCTTCCAGGCCGCTGCTGCTGAGAAGGGCTGGAACGTCACCGTGATCGACACCGCCGGCGATGTGCCTGCCGTCAACGCGCGCATTCAGGATGTCGTGACGCAGGGCGTCGACGCGATCGTGATTAACGTCGATCCGTCGCAGGTGCCGGCGCTAGCCGAAGCGGTCGAAGCGGGTATCCCCGTGTTCGGCATGGACGCCGGAAGCGCGCCGGAAGTGCTCGTAAACGTGACCAGCAACGGGTATGAGATGGCCGCCGTGACCGCGACCTACGTGGTCGACCGGCTGAACGGCGCGGGCCGTGTCGTGATGTTCGGCTTCAACCCGTATCCGCCGGTGCAGAAGCGCGGCGTGATCGCGGAAGCGATCTTTGGTAACACGCCGGATATCGAGGTGATCGAGTTCATCGAGCCAGACGTGACCGACGGCGGCATCGCCGACTCGCGCGCCCGGATGGAAGCGATCCTCGCGGCCAACCCGGAACCCGGCAGCATCTCGGCCGTGTGGGCAGCATGGGATCAGCCGGCGTTGGGTGCGCTGCAGGCTATCGAGGCGGCAGGCCGTGAAGGTGAAGGCATCGTCATCACCGGCATCGACGCCAACCCGCAGGCCCTTGAGGCGATCTGCGCGGGCGGTAACTTCGAGGCCAGCATCGCGCAGGACTTCACCGGCATCGGCGGCCTCGTCGCCACGCAAATCGAGCGTTATCTGGCTGGCGAGACTCTCACGCAGGCGGTCGTCTACGCCCCGACGACGCTCGTCACCGCTGCCAACGTGACCTGTTTGGCGCAGTAGAATCTTCGTCTTCCAATTGTCCGGGCAGACGACACCTTCTGCCCG
This window contains:
- the treZ gene encoding malto-oligosyltrehalose trehalohydrolase — protein: MTSTPIRESNLGAVLRPDGTCAFTVWAPFAQHVDIELEGDPPVSHPMQRDPDGYHTLTLTGIQPSARYWVVLEGKKRRPDPASRALPDGVHGPSAIAAREFAWTDERWHGFPLESYIIYELHVGAFTPEGTFDAAIGRLDALVVDLGVTAIELMPVAQFPGTRNWGYDGVQPYCVQNSYGGVDGLKRLVDACHARGLAVVLDVVYNHLGPEGNYLSDFGPYFTDRYKTPWGKALNFDGAHADHVRRYFIENALYWVTEFHIDALRLDATQAMADLSAHPVLDELVAAVHRQRDALNRRIYLMAETDRSDDRLLRPFDAGGVGMDAQWADEVHHVIHTLLTGENQSYYKGFGKFANLAPVMRRGFVYGGQYSPVHERRHGTFSPDIPGKRFVICAQNHDHIGNRMNGERLSTLVSFEAAKLAAGLVLLSPYLPLLFMGEEYAESNPFLFFTDHGDPHLQDAVREGRKREFAAFNWEGEPPDPQDEATFSASKLRFERRGHGKHATMLAFYTELIRLRKTIPALHHLEKRQMEVIGYERHRVLLMRRWHEDSDVCMLFNIGPDDVELTAPIPAGEWSVALASADAQWRTDDDSAPPPDAAPIRPESDGRVTIPGHAFVVYVRSAT
- a CDS encoding substrate-binding domain-containing protein; amino-acid sequence: MLRRSLVIVVLLFAILVGGAAAQDAPTIAVVTPYLAQPGTQFMVEAFQAAAAEKGWNVTVIDTAGDVPAVNARIQDVVTQGVDAIVINVDPSQVPALAEAVEAGIPVFGMDAGSAPEVLVNVTSNGYEMAAVTATYVVDRLNGAGRVVMFGFNPYPPVQKRGVIAEAIFGNTPDIEVIEFIEPDVTDGGIADSRARMEAILAANPEPGSISAVWAAWDQPALGALQAIEAAGREGEGIVITGIDANPQALEAICAGGNFEASIAQDFTGIGGLVATQIERYLAGETLTQAVVYAPTTLVTAANVTCLAQ